The following proteins are co-located in the Phoenix dactylifera cultivar Barhee BC4 unplaced genomic scaffold, palm_55x_up_171113_PBpolish2nd_filt_p 000164F, whole genome shotgun sequence genome:
- the LOC103721550 gene encoding uncharacterized protein At5g39865-like, with the protein MGCTSSHDPCISLSPKPPLPPPLLLGRTPTLSSPIVVHHPSLHKGESTHFVSLTSTIYGSLKILDDPDPPLSASSASAAVIINAWDLMDGLDDLPSPPSSSSSSSSAAAKKPYLLPRSLTYHHHRRPTKAKNEHPAIKPLWKHLADEPKRPKVVLYSTSLRGIRRTHEDCCAVRSILRGFRVAVDERDLSMDASYRRELQALLGKGRPFSLPQVFVGGRCFGGAKEVWQLHEAGELGRLLEGVAGQDPAFVCSGCGGVRFVPCPNCSGGRKVFVEEEGRMRRCEECNENGLVRCPKCCSC; encoded by the coding sequence ATGGGCTGTACCTCTTCTCACGATCCCTGCATCTCCCTCTCTCCAAAGCCGCCGCTTCCGCCGCCGCTCCTGTTAGGGAGAACCCCCACCCTCTCCTCCCCTATCGTGGTCCACCACCCATCCCTCCACAAGGGCGAGTCCACCCACTTCGTCTCCCTCACCTCCACCATCTACGGCTCCCTCAAAATCCTAGACGACCCCGATCCCCCTCTCtcggcctcctccgcctccgccgccgtCATCATCAACGCCTGGGACCTCATGGACGGCCTCGACGatctcccctcccctccctcgtcctcctcctcctcctcctccgccgccgccaagAAGCCCTACCTGCTTCCCCGATCCCTCACCTACCACCATCACCGCCGCCCGACGAAGGCCAAGAACGAGCACCCCGCCATTAAGCCCCTCTGGAAGCATCTAGCCGACGAGCCCAAGCGCCCTAAAGTCGTCCTTTACTCCACCTCCCTCCGCGGCATCCGCCGGACCCATGAGGACTGCTGCGCCGTCCGCTCCATCCTCCGCGGCTTCCGCGTCGCCGTCGATGAGCGGGATCTTTCCATGGACGCCTCCTATCGGCGGGAGCTGCAGGCGCTGCTCGGAAAGGGGCGGCCTTTCTCGCTCCCCCAGGTGTTCGTCGGTGGGCGGTGCTTCGGCGGGGCGAAGGAAGTCTGGCAGCTCCACGAGGCCGGGGAGCTGGGGCGGCTGCTCGAGGGGGTCGCCGGCCAGGACCCTGCGTTCGTGTGCAGCGGCTGCGGCGGGGTTCGCTTTGTGCCTTGCCCCAATTGCAGCGGCGGCCGCAAGGTGTTCgtcgaggaggaggggaggatgCGGCGCTGCGAGGAGTGCAACGAGAATGGATTGGTACGCTGCCCTAAATGCTGCTCTTGCTGA
- the LOC113462875 gene encoding uncharacterized protein LOC113462875 isoform X1 — protein sequence MALAIKKEDLPTRSSKLLEPITTALMELRKSIPLDKETSPPIELLEETTKFIDVERVETPKSKLKMARKHTYYGKGEGVLPMYHEEAIDFFLQENHMEHTIWEDADTLKPSCNGDAIEQLLHDGPLRSDVVNVYFRVMELWHRENTESVDNPSIFLPCEIQAAVNRHLLCIGEVTADVTKSILQSLQPSIIKWLGDIELCDLQNYRYLFIPMNMEWHWYLLVLDLKQQCFQCYNSMWSFNDANYNIKFASFLRFWLSDRVGYHIPETIIHEIRECPQQMPDTLDCGVYLLMYAEELTRGTSRPLLEQFKDPSLYRSWVAGNILLNDHCSTNDSFWNWYEKICRKRD from the exons ATGGCACTAGCAATTAAAAAGGAGGATTTGCCCACTCGGTCGAGTAAATTATTGGAGCCTATCACTACTGCACTTATGGAGCTCCGCAAGTCAATTCCACTCGACAAAGAAACATCACCCCCTATAGAG CTTTTAGAAGAAACCACTAAATTCATTGATGTTGAAAGAGTGGAGACGCCAAAGAGTAAACTGAAAATGGCAAGGAAACATACGTATTACGGGAAGGGGGAAGGTGTGCTCCCTATGTACCATGAAGAAGCTATTGATTTCTTCCTTCAAGAAAATCACATGGA GCACACCATTTGGGAGGATGCAGATACTTTGAAACCATCATGCAACGGTGATGCTATAGAGCAGCTCCTACATGATGGGCCACTACGCAGTGAT GTCGTCAACGTTTACTTTCGTGTCATGGAGCTTTGGCATCGAGAAAACACTGAGTCTGTTGATAACCCATCTATATTCTTGCCCTGTGAAATACAG GCTGCCGTGAATCGACATCTATTGTGCATTGGTGAGGTAACTGCTGATGTTACGAAAAGTATTTTACAGTCCTTGCAGCCTAGTATTATAAAATGGTTAGGGGACATAGAACTCTGCGATCTCCAAAACTATAGATATCTATTCATTCCAATGAATATGGAATGGCATTGGTATTTACTTGTTTTGGACTTGAAGCAGCAGTGTTTTCAATGCTACAATTCTATGTGGAGCTTCAATGATGCAAactataatattaaattt GCATCATTTCTGCGATTTTGGCTAAGCGACCGCGTAGGATACCATATCCCGGAAACTATCATTCATGAAATTCGAGAGTGTCCACAGCAAATGCCGGATACTCTCGACTGTGGGGTATACTTGCTCATGTATGCGGAGGAACTGACACGGGGCACTTCGAGACCATTGCTGGAACAGTTCAAGGATCCCTCCTTATATAGAAGCTGGGTTGCAGGCAATATTTTGTTGAATGACCATTGCAGTACAAATGATAGTTTCTGGAATTGGTATGAGAAGATATGTAGAAAGAGAGATTAG
- the LOC113462875 gene encoding uncharacterized protein LOC113462875 isoform X2 yields MARKHTYYGKGEGVLPMYHEEAIDFFLQENHMEHTIWEDADTLKPSCNGDAIEQLLHDGPLRSDVVNVYFRVMELWHRENTESVDNPSIFLPCEIQAAVNRHLLCIGEVTADVTKSILQSLQPSIIKWLGDIELCDLQNYRYLFIPMNMEWHWYLLVLDLKQQCFQCYNSMWSFNDANYNIKFASFLRFWLSDRVGYHIPETIIHEIRECPQQMPDTLDCGVYLLMYAEELTRGTSRPLLEQFKDPSLYRSWVAGNILLNDHCSTNDSFWNWYEKICRKRD; encoded by the exons ATGGCAAGGAAACATACGTATTACGGGAAGGGGGAAGGTGTGCTCCCTATGTACCATGAAGAAGCTATTGATTTCTTCCTTCAAGAAAATCACATGGA GCACACCATTTGGGAGGATGCAGATACTTTGAAACCATCATGCAACGGTGATGCTATAGAGCAGCTCCTACATGATGGGCCACTACGCAGTGAT GTCGTCAACGTTTACTTTCGTGTCATGGAGCTTTGGCATCGAGAAAACACTGAGTCTGTTGATAACCCATCTATATTCTTGCCCTGTGAAATACAG GCTGCCGTGAATCGACATCTATTGTGCATTGGTGAGGTAACTGCTGATGTTACGAAAAGTATTTTACAGTCCTTGCAGCCTAGTATTATAAAATGGTTAGGGGACATAGAACTCTGCGATCTCCAAAACTATAGATATCTATTCATTCCAATGAATATGGAATGGCATTGGTATTTACTTGTTTTGGACTTGAAGCAGCAGTGTTTTCAATGCTACAATTCTATGTGGAGCTTCAATGATGCAAactataatattaaattt GCATCATTTCTGCGATTTTGGCTAAGCGACCGCGTAGGATACCATATCCCGGAAACTATCATTCATGAAATTCGAGAGTGTCCACAGCAAATGCCGGATACTCTCGACTGTGGGGTATACTTGCTCATGTATGCGGAGGAACTGACACGGGGCACTTCGAGACCATTGCTGGAACAGTTCAAGGATCCCTCCTTATATAGAAGCTGGGTTGCAGGCAATATTTTGTTGAATGACCATTGCAGTACAAATGATAGTTTCTGGAATTGGTATGAGAAGATATGTAGAAAGAGAGATTAG